A part of Rhodamnia argentea isolate NSW1041297 chromosome 8, ASM2092103v1, whole genome shotgun sequence genomic DNA contains:
- the LOC115737975 gene encoding PTI1-like tyrosine-protein kinase At3g15890 produces MAFCPVFCFGKRLDRNQRGKKQPTWRIFSLKELHSATNNFNYDNKLGEGAFGSVYWGQLWDGSQIAVKRLKVWSNKAEMEFGVEVEILARVRHDNLLSLRGYCAEGQERLIVYDYMANLSLLSHLHGQHSSECLLDWNRRMNIAIGSAEGIAYLHHHATPHIIHRDIKASNVLLDSDFKARVADFGFAKFIPDGATHVTTRVKGTLGYLAPEYAMLGKASESCDVYSFGILLLELASGKKPLEKLNATTKRTITDWALPLACERKFSDLADPRINGKYAEEEFKRVVFVALICAQSQPEKRPTMLEVLELLKGEAKDKVAALENHELFNGPKPGEYNDGLSVAEDSPDFISEDKDGNKEVKEEIASENTHRNA; encoded by the exons ATGGCGTTTTGCCCTGTGTTCTGTTTTGGGAAGCGACTGGATCG AAACCAACGGGGCAAAAAGCAGCCGACATGGAGGATATTCTCATTGAAGGAACTACATTCAGCTacaaataattttaattacGATAATAAGCTTGGAGAAGGTGCTTTTGGCAGTGTCTACTGGGGACAGCTATGGGATGGATCTCAA ATTGCAGTGAAAAGGCTGAAGGTCTGGAGCAACAAAGCAGAAATGGAATTTGGTGTTGAGGTTGAGATACTAGCAAGAGTACGGCATGACAATTTGCTTAGCCTTCGTGGCTATTGTGCGGAAGGGCAAGAGCGTCTGATTGTATATGATTACATGGCAAATTTAAGCTTACTCTCCCACCTGCATGGGCAGCACTCGTCAGAATGCCTTCTTGACTGGAACAGGCGGATGAATATTGCAATAGGCTCTGCTGAGGGAATTGC GTATCTTCACCACCATGCAACGCCACATATCATTCATCGGGACATCAAAGCCAGCAATGTTTTGCTGGATTCTGATTTCAAGGCCCGAGTTGCTGATTTTGGTTTTGCAAAGTTCATTCCCGACGGTGCGACGCATGTAACAACAAGAGTTAAGGGTACTCTTGGCTACTTGGCCCCGGAATATGCTATGCTAGGGAAGGCATCAGAGAGCTGTGATGTGTATAGTTTTGGCATTCTATTGCTTGAGCTTGCCAGTGGGAAGAAACCCCTCGAGAAACTGAATGCCACTACAAAGCGTACGATCACTGACTGGGCTTTACCGCTGGCCTGTGAAAGGAAGTTCAGCGACCTGGCAGATCCAAGGATTAATGGAAAGTATGCGGAGGAAGAGTTTAAGCGAGTTGTGTTCGTGGCACTAATATGTGCTCAGAGCCAGCCAGAGAAGAGACCCACCATGCTTGAGGTGTTGGAGCTTCTGAAGGGTGAAGCGAAAGATAAAGTAGCCGCACTAGAAAATCACGAGCTCTTCAATGGGCCAAAGCCTGGAGAGTATAATGATGGGTTGTCGGTCGCTGAGGACAGTCCGGACTTCATCTCAGAAGATAAGGATGGGAACAAGGAGGTCAAGGAGGAGATTGCATCAGAAAATACACACCGTAATGCTTGA
- the LOC115737988 gene encoding protein TOO MANY MOUTHS — translation MKLHLISLPNLVSTAAILSCLVPLAVPFTVIPSDSGLVDGPQNGLKDGARTDAREQEAVYDIMRATGNEWAADIADVCRGRWHGIECMPDKDDVYHIVSLSFGALSDDTAFPTCDPARSYVSPSVTKLPHIRTLFFYRCFSHNPQPIPAFLGRLGSTLQTLVLRENGHVGPIPSEIGNLTRLRVLDLHKNNLNGSIPGSLGRVTGLRSLDLSGNRLTGLIPGFGFPSLSVLDLNQNLLTGPIPSSLGTWPSLIKIDLSHNRLTGPIPESINHLRDLILLDLSYNRLSGPFPESFKDMTSLEALILKGNPTEAAAIPNDAFDGMNALTILALSNMNLHGPIPESLGRLPSLRVLHLDRNHLNGSIPESFRKLRSIAELRLNDNQLTGPIPLGRETVWRMRRKLRLYNNSGLCYDAGGGFEDSSESFYDSGIGLCDATARSGSARTVRHTSEGNDGDATRAVRASSSVEAHRRSLLVLPQLLVTLIVLTPLPS, via the coding sequence ATGAAACTCCATCTTATTTCTCTACCGAATCTGGTCTCCACGGCCGCAATCCTCTCTTGCTTAGTACCTCTTGCCGTGCCGTTCACCGTGATACCCTCCGACTCCGGCCTAGTCGACGGCCCGCAGAACGGGCTGAAGGATGGGGCCCGGACCGACGCGCGGGAGCAAGAGGCCGTCTACGACATCATGCGTGCCACGGGGAACGAGTGGGCTGCGGACATCGCCGACGTGTGCCGCGGCCGGTGGCACGGCATAGAATGCATGCCCGACAAGGACGACGTGTACCACATCGTCTCGCTCTCGTTCGGGGCGCTGTCGGATGACACGGCGTTCCCGACCTGCGACCCGGCCCGGTCTTACGTCTCGCCGTCCGTGACCAAGCTCCCTCACATCAGGACCTTGTTCTTTTACCGTTGCTTCAGCCATAATCCCCAGCCAATCCCAGCATTCCTGGGCCGACTTGGCTCCACATTGCAAACTTTGGTGCTCCGAGAAAATGGGCATGTGGGTCCAATTCCTAGCGAAATTGGGAACTTAACCCGCCTGAGGGTCCTTGATCTTCACAAGAACAACCTCAATGGTTCGATACCGGGTTCCTTGGGTCGGGTCACCGGTTTAAGGTCGCTTGACTTGAGCGGAAATAGACTGACCGGGTTGATACCGGGCTTCGGCTTCCCGTCCTTGAGTGTCCTGGATCTGAACCAGAACCTCTTAACTGGTCCAATCCCATCATCCCTAGGAACATGGCCCTCactgatcaaaattgacctcAGCCACAACCGTCTCACCGGTCCGATCCCAGAGTCGATTAACCATCTCCGAGACCTCATTTTGTTGGACTTGAGCTACAATCGCCTTTCGGGTCCATTCCCCGAGTCGTTCAAGGACATGACTTCTCTCGAAGCGCTCATACTGAAAGGAAACCCGACGGAAGCCGCAGCCATACCAAACGACGCCTTCGATGGTATGAACGCTCTAACCATTCTAGCACTGTCGAACATGAACCTGCATGGACCTATCCCCGAATCACTAGGCCGGCTGCCGAGCCTGCGCGTGCTCCACCTCGATCGGAACCACCTGAATGGCTCGATACCGGAGAGCTTTCGGAAGTTGAGGAGCATCGCGGAGTTGAGGCTGAACGACAACCAATTGACGGGGCCAATCCCACTGGGGAGAGAGACGGTCTGGAGGATGAGGAGGAAACTGAGGCTCTACAATAACTCAGGACTCTGCTACGATGCGGGCGGTGGCTTTGAAGATAGTTCGGAGTCTTTTTACGATTCAGGCATTGGCTTGTGCGATGCCACAGCAAGAAGCGGGTCGGCAAGAACCGTGCGACATACGTCCGAAGGAAACGACGGGGACGCGACAAGAGCAGTTCGGGCGTCATCATCTGTCGAAGCGCACCGTCGTTCTCTTCTGGTTTTGCCTCAGTTGTTGGTGACTTTGATTGTACTTACTCCACTTCCGTCGTAG